Genomic DNA from Blastocatellia bacterium:
CGCCGGCGAGGACTTACTGAAAGCTGCCTTGATGATTGATCCGTACAATTATCTGGCCAATTACTACGCCGGCTTGCTTTATAGGCGACGCAATCAGCCGCTCCGCGCTGAGCTGTATCTCAGAAAAGCCATTCGCATTGAGCCGGGTCAACTGGCGGCCAGTCGCGAGTTGGTCAGCCTTTACGCCGAGCAAAAGCGGTTTGCTGAAGCCGAAGCGGAACTCGACCGATTGTGTAACCATGATCCCCAGAACCCGCAGATACGCTATGAACGGGCTGTCTTCTGGGCGCAAATGGGTCGGTACGCCGAAGCCGTCAAAGAATACGAACAGGTCCTTGTTCTCAATCCTGCGCTCGTGCCGGTTAAATTGGAACTGGCACTGGCGGCGTTCAGGCTCGGCGATTATCAACGGGTCGTGGCTATGTTGAGCAATTACGAAGGCGGGTTGCGCTTGCCCGAATCGTTCTATCTACTCGGTCATAGCTTGGCTGAACTGGGTCGGTTTGATGAAGCGACGACACAATTGAAACGCGCCCTTGAGCTGAAGCCGGATTTGCACGATGCGCGCATCCAGCTCGGCCGCATCGCCATGACCAGGAGAGAAGCACACGCCGCGCGTGATGCCTTTCGGCGTGTTTTAGAAGCTCAGCCGGGCCACATCCAAGCGCGATATTTGTTGGGCATCACACTGGAATCAATCGGTGAACTCGAACAAGCCGAGAAGGAATACATGGAACTGATCGGTCGCGCGCCGGACCGCTTTGAGGGATTTCATGGGCTGGGCGCCGTCGCGTTTCGGCGGGGAGACGATCAAACGGCTCTACAAGCACTGCACCGCGCTGTTCAATTGAATCCTCAGCACGCTGACGTGCGCATTCTGTTGGGGCGCGCACTGGCGCGTGCTGGCCAACTGGCTTCGGCCGTTGAGCAGTTCACTCAGGCGATCGCGCTGAACCCATCACGTGCCGACGCGCATTATCAACTGGCGCTGGTCTTGCAACGATTGGGTCGTCACGAAGAAGCAGCAAAGGAATTTGCTACTGTCGAGCGACTCAATGCTGAGTTTCGGCAACGCACCGGCGGCATGGAACTCCCTCGATGATGAGAAAAGAGCATGGGCTATGATGAAACGAATAGCCAGTGGCCTCCTGCTGATCTGCCTGCTCGGCCTCAATAGCTTCAGCCAATCAACAGGGCCGCGTGTTCAATTCACAGACATCACCGATCTATCGGGCTTAGGCACGTTCCGTCACGTCGGAGGCAGCTTGGAGAAGCGGTACATTCTGGAGACAACCAGCAGCGGCGTCGCTTTGTTCGATTATGATCGCGACGGCTGGCTTGATGTCTACCTGGTTAACGGCGGCAATCTCCAGATGCTACGAGAGCAGAAGCTGGCAGCCACTCATAAATTGTTCCGCAATCGGCGAGACGGCCGATTTGAAGATGTCACCACGAAAGCCGGTGTGGGCGGCAACGGCGCCTGGGGTCAAGGCGTCGCTGTGGCGGATGTGGACAATGATGGATGGGATGATCTGTATGTCACCAATTTCGGCCCAAACATCCTCTACCGTAATAACGGCGATGGGACGTTCACCGACGTGACACGCAAAGCCGGTGTGGCTGACCCACGTTATTCAACTGGCGCGGCGTTCGGCGATTACGACGGCGATGGCGACTTAGACTTATTCGTCGCCAATTATGTTGAACTCGATCTGAATAATTTGCCCGAGCACGGTGGCACAAATCCTATCGGCGCCAACTTCTGCATGTTTCGAGGCGTGCCGGTCATGTGTGGGCCGCGCGGATTGAAAGGCGCTGGCGACACGCTCTATCAAAACAACGGCGATGGCACTTTCACTGATGTCAGCCGGAAAGCCGGCGTTGACGATGCGAAGGGGTACTACGGTTTCCAGCCCGTCTGGTGCGATTTCGACAATGATGGCGACCTAGACCTCTATGTCGCCAATGATTCCACGCCGAATTATTTCTATCAAAATAACGGCGACGGGACATTCAAAGAAATCGGTTACCCGTCCGGCACAGCGGTCAATGAAGAAGGACGCGAACAAGCGGGCATGGGCGTCGCAGTCGGCGATTATGACGGCGACGGGTTGATGGATATATACGTCACCAACTTTTCTGATGACACCAATACGCTCTATCACAATGAAGGGCGCAATCAGTTCACCGATGTGACGTATCCCAGTGGTCATGGCGAAACTACGTTGGCCTCCCTGGGTTGGGGGACGGCCTTCTTTGACTTCGATAACGATGGTGACCTTGACCTGTTTGCCGCCAACGGTCATGTCTACCCGCAAGTTGATAAGCATGACTTCGGGACATCATACAAGCAGCGAAACTTGCTGTTTGAGAATGTGGGGCGAGGCAGGTTTGTCGAGGTGGGGCGGCAGGCAGGGCCAGGGCTGAGCCTCATCAAATGCAGTCGC
This window encodes:
- a CDS encoding tetratricopeptide repeat protein encodes the protein MIFLVLAVMTLTVGFVSAQDNGNGDIYRHAVEQLRQKERQLLARLEQQQNDAALYTELGRVRLELGKSAEAVAALKKAIALDPQQADARAHLSLYYFQTGREAAGEDLLKAALMIDPYNYLANYYAGLLYRRRNQPLRAELYLRKAIRIEPGQLAASRELVSLYAEQKRFAEAEAELDRLCNHDPQNPQIRYERAVFWAQMGRYAEAVKEYEQVLVLNPALVPVKLELALAAFRLGDYQRVVAMLSNYEGGLRLPESFYLLGHSLAELGRFDEATTQLKRALELKPDLHDARIQLGRIAMTRREAHAARDAFRRVLEAQPGHIQARYLLGITLESIGELEQAEKEYMELIGRAPDRFEGFHGLGAVAFRRGDDQTALQALHRAVQLNPQHADVRILLGRALARAGQLASAVEQFTQAIALNPSRADAHYQLALVLQRLGRHEEAAKEFATVERLNAEFRQRTGGMELPR
- a CDS encoding CRTAC1 family protein; this encodes MMKRIASGLLLICLLGLNSFSQSTGPRVQFTDITDLSGLGTFRHVGGSLEKRYILETTSSGVALFDYDRDGWLDVYLVNGGNLQMLREQKLAATHKLFRNRRDGRFEDVTTKAGVGGNGAWGQGVAVADVDNDGWDDLYVTNFGPNILYRNNGDGTFTDVTRKAGVADPRYSTGAAFGDYDGDGDLDLFVANYVELDLNNLPEHGGTNPIGANFCMFRGVPVMCGPRGLKGAGDTLYQNNGDGTFTDVSRKAGVDDAKGYYGFQPVWCDFDNDGDLDLYVANDSTPNYFYQNNGDGTFKEIGYPSGTAVNEEGREQAGMGVAVGDYDGDGLMDIYVTNFSDDTNTLYHNEGRNQFTDVTYPSGHGETTLASLGWGTAFFDFDNDGDLDLFAANGHVYPQVDKHDFGTSYKQRNLLFENVGRGRFVEVGRQAGPGLSLIKCSRGAAFGDIDNDGDVDIVINNIDDTPTVLRNDGGNKNNWLTLNLVGAKMNRRAVNARVRLRIGQRWQMADVFSGSSYLSQNDFRLHFGLGAASTVDEIEIRWPNGTRSNLRDVKPNQLLNVKQPDVQPKATRRGSA